The following coding sequences lie in one Metopolophium dirhodum isolate CAU chromosome 5, ASM1992520v1, whole genome shotgun sequence genomic window:
- the LOC132944369 gene encoding putative uncharacterized protein DDB_G0286901: MSVCRLYVVLFLCFGLTTLSVYGKVPADDVVFPESLSSGHRHSSWNFENERPPSRRTIRQGNRRPRPPMPNDEDPFAGLEPQGNNRPSGGNQGQWSNQRPNQQQNFGNQNQWSTNGNNQGQNQWGTNGNNQGQNQWGTNGNNQGQNQWGTNGNNQGQNQWGTNGNNQGQNQWGTNGNNQGQNQWGTNGNNQGQNNQENRPPTQPITNQGNRPPTQPTTNQNPVQTSTTSSNSDEASEEQRNMCNATCRERITNEYNPVCGSDSQTYQNRRFLDCVANCGIITEFSYIGTCVTTTQRITRA; this comes from the exons taTGTTTTGGACTGACGACTTTATCCGTTTACGGTAAAGTACCGGCAGACGATGTCGTATTTCCCGAATCACTGAGTTCAGGACATCGACATTCATCGTGGAACTTTGAAAATGAACGACCGCCATCCAGAAGAACTATAAGACAAGGAAACCGTCGTCCGAGACCACCGATGCCAAACGACGAAGATCCATTTGCTGGGCTTGAACCCCAAGGTAATAACCGACCATCTGGTGGAAACCAAGGCCAATGGTCCAATCAAAGACCTAACCAACAACAGAACTTTGGTAATCAAAACCAATGGAGTACCAACGGTAATAACCAGGGTCAAAACCAATGGGGTACGAACGGTAATAATCAGGGTCAAAATCAATGGGGCACCAACGGTAATAATCAGGGTCAAAACCAATGGGGTACGAACGGTAATAATCAGGGTCAAAATCAATGGGGTACGAACGGTAATAATCAGGGTCAAAATCAATGGGGCACCAACGGTAATAATCAGGGTCAAAACCAATGGGGTACCAATGGTAATAATCAAGGACAAAACAATCAAGAAAACAGACCACCTACACAGCCGATCACCAATCAAGGTAACAGACCACCTACACAGCCGACCACCAATCAAAATCCAGTGCAAACCAGCACGACTTCGTCAAACAGTGATGAGGCAAGTGAAGAACAGAGAAACATGTGCAATGCGACCTGCAGGGAAAGGATTACAAACGAATACAATCCCGTCTGTGGGAGTGATTCTCAAACATACCAAAACAGAAGATTTTTGGATTGTGTCGCCAACTGCGGTATAA tCACCGAATTCAGCTACATCGGGACTTGCGTGACGACGACCCAACGCATTACTCGCGCATGA